The Streptomyces sp. JB150 genomic interval CGTGAGGGTGCCGCGGACGAGCAGGGACTGCGCGGCGAGGTACGTGAGCATGATCCACAGGTCGGGTCGCGGCGGCTGCGGCCAATCGGCGACGCCGGTGGCGATGAGGGTGTCGGAGAGCACGAACAGCGCGCCCCCCACGCCGGCGGTGCGGCCGAACCGGGTCCCCGCGCGGTACGCCATCGCCGTCAGCAGCAGGCTGTAGCCCGCGACGGGCACACGCAGATCGGCGGGCAGGCCGGGCCAGAGGGCGGCGAGGGTCGCGGCGAGGACGACGCCGTACCCGGCGAGCAGGGCGCGGTGGCGGGCGCGGCGACGGCCGTACGCCCAAAAGAGCAGCAGGTAGCAGACGTGCCCGGCGGCGAACGAGGCCATGCCCGCGAGGAAGGCGGGCTCCGCGCCGGACAGCAGCAGGACGTCTCCGCCCCAGCCGCACAGCAGCGCCGCGACCAGCAGCCGGGGGGCGCCGTGGAGGGCCGCGTGCGCGGCCAGCAGGGGCATCAGGAGGGGCTTGGCGACCAGGTGGCCGGCGTCGAAACCGGCCGCGAGGCTGACGAGGTCGGCGAGGGCCGCGACGGCGAAAGCGGTGAGCAGGGCGCGGCGGAGTCTCATGCGACGACGGCCTCGTCGGCCGCCTTCCCGCCGTCGGTCTGCACGGTGGCTGGCACGGAGTCACCGTCGGCCTTGGGCGTGGGCGGCACAGGCTCGCCGTCGGTCGTGGGCGTGGGCGGCGCGGGCTGCCAGCCCGGTCCCCGGAACACGCGCCCCGCCCGCTCGCGCCAGCCGGACGCGGCCCTCAGGTCCCTGGCGATGGCGACGTACTCGTGGGTGGCGACCTTCAGCGGGTTGTAGGTGTCGATGTTCTTCGTCAGCCCGTAGACGGGCCGTTCGGTCTCGGGGGTGAAGGAGCCGAAGAGGCGGTCCCAGACGATGAGGATGCCGCCGAAGTTGCGGTCCAGGTAGCCGCCCTGGGAGGCGTGGTGCACCCGGTGGTGGGACGGCGTGTTGAAGACGAACTCGAACCAGCGGGGCATCTTGTCGATGCGCTCGGTGTGGATCCAGAACTGGTAGACGAGGTTCGCCGACGAGCAGAAGGCGAGCGCGGCCGGGTGCACGCCGGCGGCGATCATGGGGACGTAGAACGGCCAGACGGTCAGCGAGGTCCAGGGCTGGCGCAGCGCGGTGGTGAGGTTGAACTTCCGGCTGGAGTGGTGGACCACGTGGCAGGCCCACAGGATGCGGATGACGTGGTGGCCGCGGTGGGACCAGTAGTAGAAGAAGTCCTGCGCGAGGAGCATCAGGGTCACGGTCCACCACAGCACGGGCACGCGCAGCGGGGTGAGTTCGTAGACCGCCGTGTAGATGGCGACGACCGGGAACTTCCACAGGAAGTCGAAGAACAGGCTGCCGAGTCCCATGGTCACGCTGGTCGCGGCGTCCTTGGTCTCGTACCCGGCGTGGTCGTCGTCGGGATGGAGCCGAACGCTGATCATCTCGATGATCGTGAGCAGCAGGAAGGCGGGTATCGACCAGACCACGACATTGGGGAGGTTCGGCATTCCTGCACCGTAGGACCGCGGTACGGCGGGGTCCAGACGTTGTTACCGATAAGTATTACCAGCGGTAAGCGCTTGTTTGTTGGCGATCTCCGCCAATGGCGCCACGCGCGCGTGCCTACGATTTCCTGCGCCGAGGGGGAACGGGGGCGGAGCCGGGGAGCATGCAGGGGCTGGAGACGGTGCTGGTCCGGCTGGCCGCGACGGTGGCTTCGTCGCTGGTGAAACCGGTCGTGAAATCCATGGTGCAGCCGGGCACGGGCGCGGGCCTGGTGGCGGACCCGGTACGGCCGCTGCCGAAGCCCGCGCCACCGGAGAAACTGGCCCGCGTGCTGTCCGCGCGGATCGCTCACGCCCACGCGTGACTGCCGGAGCACGAGCGGCTGGCGGCCGTCGCGGCCGTCCAGGACGCCTTCGCGGCGGCGGCACCGCTCGACGCCGACCGGCTCTTCACCGCCGACCTGGACCCCGCGCGACTGGCGCGCGAGATCCGGCGGCCCGTGCCGGACCTCGCGGAACGGGAGATCGCCGCGGTCGAGGGCGTCGCCCTCTCGCGCGAGGAGCAGACCGCGCTGCTGCAGCGGCTGGCGTACTGGATGATCCGCAACGCCCAGGTCCAGGCCGAGCGGGACGAGGTCGTCGCCATGCTCGACGAGTGGCTGGCCGCGATGCCGCAGGTGCGCCGGCAGGGCGACGCCGAGCAGGTCTTCACGCATCTGCTGATCCCCAGCGGCCTGCGGCGGGAGCCGGTGCCCGGATACGTGGACTTCGTGCACCGCACCTTCCAGGACCACCTCGGTGCCAAGGCGGCCGTGGAGTCACGGGATTTCGGGGTGCTGGCCCGCAACGCCCACGACGACCAGTGGGACGACGTGGTGCGGATGGCGGTGGGGCACGCGCGCGTGGCGGAACGCGGGCGCCTGCTGCGGCAGTTGCTGCGCCGCGCGGACCGGGTCAAACGGCACCGGGAGCGGCTGGTGCTGCTGGCGGCGGCCTGCCTGGAGCACGCGCCCGAACTGGACCCCGAGGTGCGCGCGGAGGTGGAACGGCGGACCGGCGAGCTGGTGCCGCCGAAAAGCGCGCGGCAGGCCGAGTCGCTGGCCAAGGCCGGGGAACTGGTGGTGGAACTGCTGCCGGGGCCGGACGGGCTGAGCGACGAGGAGGCCGCGGCCGTGATCCGCACGGCGCGGCTGGTCGGGGGTGACGCCGCGTTGCGGGTGATCGCCCGGTTCCGCGGCGACCAGCGTCCGCGCATCCGCGCGGAGTGGGGCTGGGCCTGGTCGTCGTTCGATGCGGCCGAGTACTTCGAGAAGGTGCTCCGCGGGCAGGTCCGGCCCGATCACACGGTGCTCTTCGAGACCGCCGAACAGCTGGCGTACCGGCCCCGGCTGCCGGAACTGACGAGCGCCCAGGTGGCGGGCGACCACGGCATCCCGGAGGCCGTCCTGGAACACACCCGCTGACGTTCCTCCAGTCGTCGACAACCCCTCGCTCGCCGATCTGTCGCCCCTGCGCCGGCTGCCCCGCCTCGAGAGCCTCGGACTCCTCTCCTGCCGCACCGTGCGCGACCTCGGCTCGACGGCCGGGCTGCCCGTGCGCAAGCTCTTTTCCTCAACCTGACGCCCGCGCGGCTGTCATTGGCACCGCTCGGCGACATGCCCGCCCTGCGGCACCTGGTGTTCGACTTCACGCCGGCGGAGAAGAGCCTGGCGGAGCTTCCCTTCGCGACGCGGCTCACCGGTCTCGGCTTCTTCCGCGCCGCCGCGGCCATGAAGCTGACGGGTCTGGAGGCGCTGCGCGAGCTGGAGTGGCTGACCGTCAACGAGGACCACCAGTGGCTCGACTTCCTGGCCGCCGGCGCGTTCGCGCCGCTGAGGACGCTTCAAGTCCTGGACGTCCGTTATGTCGACCTCGCCCGCATCGTGCCGCACCAGGACCTCGAATACCTGTATGTCGGCAAGGCGGACCGCGTGGGCAACGTCGCCGCCCTGGCCGAGCTGCCCCTGCTGCGAAAGGTGCACTTCTCCCGCTGCGGCAGCCTCGACGCCGCCCCCCCTCATCGCCCTGGAACACCTCACCGTCTCCGTCGACTGACCTTCGCGCACACGCGTACGACCCCCGAACGGGCAGGCCTGCCACGGCACCTGAGGGAGGGCGCTGTCAGTCCCGGGCCGTATCCTCGGTGACCATGCTCGAAGACCACACGACCGCAGCGTCCTCCGCCACGACGTGGCCGGCCGCGTATCCGCACGGATACGCGGTCGTTGACGTGGAGACCACCGGCCTGGCCCGCGACGACCGGATAATCTCCGCGGCCGTCTACCGGCTGGACGCGCGCGGCGAGGTCGAGGACCACTGGTACACGCTGGTCAACCCGGAGCGCGACCCCGGCCCCGTGTGGATCCACGGTCTGACGAGCGAGGCCCTGGAGGGCGCGCCGCTCTTCGCGGACATCGCCGAGGAGTTCGCGACCCGCCTGGAGGGCCGGGTGCTGGTCGCGCACAACGCGGTCTTCGACTGGCAGATGATCGCCCGGGAGTACGCGCGGGCGCGGCGCGAGCCGCCGGTACGGCAGCGGCTGTGCACCATCGCGCTGTCCAAGGCGCTCGACCTGCCGCTGCCGAACCACAAGCTGGAGTCGCTGGCGGCGCACTTCGGCGTGGTCCAGCGGCGCGCGCACCACGCGCTGGACGACGCGCGGGTACTGGCCGAGGCGTTCCGGCCGAGCCTGCACGCCGCGGCCCGGGGCGGCCTGCGGCTGCCGCTGCACGAGTGCCGGCCGCTGACCGAGTGGACGGACCGGCCCGTGCCGCGCATCGGACAGCAGGCGGGCGGCCCGGGCGGCTACGGACACCGGGCGACCGGCTGGCGGCCCGCCAGGAAGCGGCCCGCGTGCCCGTACCCCAACCCCGGCCGGTACGAAGAGGGCAAAAGGCTCAAACAGGGCATGCGGGTGGCGTTCTCCGGCGACACCTCGGTGGAGCGGGAGCTGCTGGAGGACCGCGCGGTCGAGGCCGGCCTGCACGTGGCGACCAGCCTGTCCCGGCTGACCAGCCTGCTCGTCACCAACGACCCGGACTCGGGCACGTCGAAGGTGCTCAAGGCGCGGCAGTACGGCACACCCGTGGTCGACGAGGCCGCGTTCGGCCAGCTGCTGGCAGATGTGGAACCGGCCTCGGAGCAGTGACCGTACGGACGGGTGATTGCCGCGCGACTCGCCCGTCGCCCACTCGCCCGCGCGGCGGGGACGGCTCACCCTGTGGCGCATGGCGACTTGCGAAGTTTGCGGCAACAGCTACGGCATGACCTTCGAGGTGCACGCCCAGGGCGCGGTCCACGTCTTCGACTGCTTCTCCTGCGCGATCCACCGCATGGCCCCGATCTGCGAGCACTGCCGGGTGCAGATCATCGGGCAGGGCGTCGACGTCGAGGGCCACTGGTACTGCGGCGCCCACTGCGCCCGGGCGGAGGGGAAGGTGGGCATCGTCGACCACGTCTGAGTCCGGACCCGACGGGCGATCCGCCCCACCCCGGTCCCCCCTGCCGACAGCACCCCACGACCCAAGATGTACCGTCGTGGGGTGTACCGCTTCCTGTTGTCCCGGCAGTGGGTGATCCTCACCCTTGTCGCCCTCGCGCTCATCCCGACGATGATCGAGCTGGGCTTCTGGCAGCTGCACCGGCACGAGCACAAGGTCGCGCTGAACCGGGTGATCGCGGACTCGCTGGCGTCGAAGCCGGTGCCGGCCGAGTCGCTGACCGCGCCCGGAGCCGAGGTGAAGGACGCGGACCTGTACCGGCCGGTGACGGCGAAGGGCCGCTTCGACACCGGCCGCGAGGTCGTCGTACGCCGGCGCACCAACGCGGACGACCAGGTCGGCTTCCACGTCCTCACCCCCTTCGTGCTCACCGACGGCAAGGTCCTGCTGGTCAACCGGGGGTGGATCCCCGCGGGTGACCTCGGCGAGACCGCGTTCCCGAAGATCCCGGCGCCGCCGCGCGGCGAGATCACCGTCACCGGGCGGCTGATGGCCGACCAGACGACCGCCGAGAGCGGCATCAAGAACGTCCAGGACCTGCCGGACCGCCAGATCATGCTGATCAACAGCGGGCTGGAGGCGAAGCGCCTCGGCGAGCAGGTCCTCGGCGGTTACGTCGAACTGACCGCGCCGCGCCCCCGCGGCGACCTCCCGCAGCTCCTCCCCGCCCCCGACCACGACGACATCGGCCCGCACCTGGCGTACGCCGTCCAGTGGTGGCTGTTCGCCGCCGCCGTCCCGGTCGGCTGGGTGGTCCTCGCCCGCCGCGAGGCCCGCGACCGGGCGCAGACGAGGGAACGGGACGACGAGACACCGGAGCCCGAGCCGGCCCCGGTGTAGCCGGGGGCG includes:
- a CDS encoding lysoplasmalogenase, whose translation is MRLRRALLTAFAVAALADLVSLAAGFDAGHLVAKPLLMPLLAAHAALHGAPRLLVAALLCGWGGDVLLLSGAEPAFLAGMASFAAGHVCYLLLFWAYGRRRARHRALLAGYGVVLAATLAALWPGLPADLRVPVAGYSLLLTAMAYRAGTRFGRTAGVGGALFVLSDTLIATGVADWPQPPRPDLWIMLTYLAAQSLLVRGTLTELDAHPVTAPPRGEVRPVP
- a CDS encoding sterol desaturase family protein; the encoded protein is MPNLPNVVVWSIPAFLLLTIIEMISVRLHPDDDHAGYETKDAATSVTMGLGSLFFDFLWKFPVVAIYTAVYELTPLRVPVLWWTVTLMLLAQDFFYYWSHRGHHVIRILWACHVVHHSSRKFNLTTALRQPWTSLTVWPFYVPMIAAGVHPAALAFCSSANLVYQFWIHTERIDKMPRWFEFVFNTPSHHRVHHASQGGYLDRNFGGILIVWDRLFGSFTPETERPVYGLTKNIDTYNPLKVATHEYVAIARDLRAASGWRERAGRVFRGPGWQPAPPTPTTDGEPVPPTPKADGDSVPATVQTDGGKAADEAVVA
- a CDS encoding DEDDh family exonuclease translates to MLEDHTTAASSATTWPAAYPHGYAVVDVETTGLARDDRIISAAVYRLDARGEVEDHWYTLVNPERDPGPVWIHGLTSEALEGAPLFADIAEEFATRLEGRVLVAHNAVFDWQMIAREYARARREPPVRQRLCTIALSKALDLPLPNHKLESLAAHFGVVQRRAHHALDDARVLAEAFRPSLHAAARGGLRLPLHECRPLTEWTDRPVPRIGQQAGGPGGYGHRATGWRPARKRPACPYPNPGRYEEGKRLKQGMRVAFSGDTSVERELLEDRAVEAGLHVATSLSRLTSLLVTNDPDSGTSKVLKARQYGTPVVDEAAFGQLLADVEPASEQ
- a CDS encoding SURF1 family protein, coding for MYRFLLSRQWVILTLVALALIPTMIELGFWQLHRHEHKVALNRVIADSLASKPVPAESLTAPGAEVKDADLYRPVTAKGRFDTGREVVVRRRTNADDQVGFHVLTPFVLTDGKVLLVNRGWIPAGDLGETAFPKIPAPPRGEITVTGRLMADQTTAESGIKNVQDLPDRQIMLINSGLEAKRLGEQVLGGYVELTAPRPRGDLPQLLPAPDHDDIGPHLAYAVQWWLFAAAVPVGWVVLARREARDRAQTRERDDETPEPEPAPV